One window of the Camelina sativa cultivar DH55 chromosome 1, Cs, whole genome shotgun sequence genome contains the following:
- the LOC104747072 gene encoding peptidyl-prolyl cis-trans isomerase FKBP62: MDADFEMPPVGGMNDDDMDMDFGDAAAYLKVGEEKEIQQGLKKKLVKEGEGYETPENGDEVEVHYTGTLLDGTKFDSSRDRAAPFKFTLGQGQVIKGWDIGIKTMKKGENAVFTIPAELAYGESGSPPTIPANATLRFDVELLTWVSVKDICKDGGVFKKILAVGEKWENPKDLDEVLVKFEAKLDDGTIVGKSDGVGFTVKDGHFCPALAKAVKTMKKGEKVLLTVKPQYGFGEKGKPASAGEGAVPPNATLEINLELVSWKTVSEVTDDNKVMKKILKEGEGYERPNEGAVAKVKLIGKLQDGTVFLKKGHGENEELFEFKTDEEQVVDGLDRAVMKMKKGEVALVTVEPEYAFGSNESKQELAVVPPNSTVYYEVDLVTFDKERESWDMNTEEKIEAATKKKEEGNSKFKAGKYALASKRYEKAVKFIEYDTSFSEEEKKQAKALKVACNLNDAACKLKLKDYKQAEKLCTKVLELESTNVKALYRRAQAYMELADLDLAEFDVKKALEIDPNNREVKLEQRRLKEKMKEFNKKEAKFYGNMFAKLTKESSKDGDAMST, translated from the exons ATGGATGCAGATTTCGAGATGCCTCCGGTCGGTGGAATGAACGACGACGACATGGACATGGATTTCGGCGACGCCGCGGCGTATCTCAAAGTCggtgaagagaaagagatccaacaaggtttgaagaagaagcttgttaAGGAAGGTGAAGGTTACGAGACTCCTGAGAATGGCGATGAAGTTGAAG TGCATTACACTGGGACTTTGTTAGATGGGACGAAGTTTGATTCTAGCCGTGATAGAGCAGCGCCTTTTAAATTCACTCTTGGACAAG GTCAGGTTATTAAAGGATGGGATATTGgtatcaagacaatgaagaaaggTGAAAACGCTGTGTTCACTATCCCTGCGGAGCTAGCGTATGGTGAATCTGGTTCACCGCCGACAATCCCTGCGAACGCCACGCTTCGGTTTGATGTGGAGTTGCTTACATGGGTTAGTGTGAAGGACATATGCAAAGATGGTGGTGTGTTTAAGAAGATTCTTGCTGTGGGAGAGAAGTGGGAGAACCCAAAGGATCTCGATGAAGTTCTTG TTAAGTTCGAGGCTAAACTTGACGATGGTACCATTGTTGGGAAGTCTGATGGTGTAGGATTCACTGTTAAAGATG GACATTTCTGCCCCGCACTTGCTAAGGCTGTGAAAACCATGAAAAAGGGTGAAAAGGTCCTTCTGACAGTTAAACCACAAT ATGGTTTTGGGGAGAAGGGCAAACCTGCCTCTGCTGGTGAAGGTGCTGTTCCTCCAAATGCGACACTTGAGATCAATCTGGAGTTAGTTTCCTGGAAAACAGTTTCAGAAGTAACTGATGATAACAAGGTTATGAAGAAAATCTTGAAGGAAGGGGAAGGATATGAGCGTCCTAACGAGGGGGCAGTTGCGAAAG TGAAATTGATAGGGAAACTTCAAGATGGAACTGTATTCCTGAAGAAAGGTCATGGTGAGAATGAGGAACTGTTTGAGTTCAAAACAGATGAAG AGCAAGTGGTCGATGGACTTGATAGAGCTGTCATGAAGATGAAAAAGGGTGAAGTGGCATTGGTGACAGTAGAACCTGAGTACGCCTTTGGTTCTAATGAGTCAAAACAGGAATTGGCTGTGGTGCCACCAAACTCAACTGTCTACTATGAGGTTGATCTTGTGACTTTCGACAAG GAAAGGGAATCGTGGGACATGAACACTGAAGAAAAGATAGAAGCTGCTActaagaagaaggaagaaggaaatTCCAAGTTTAAAGCAGGCAAATACGCCCTGGCGTCCAAGAGATACGAGAAG GCTGTCAAATTCATTGAATACGACACATCCTTCagtgaagaggagaagaagcaagCAAAAGCATTGAAGGTGGCGTGCAATCTAAACGATGCAGCCTGCAAACTCAAATTGAAAGATTACAAGCAGGCTGAAAAACTATGCACAAAG GTGTTAGAGCTAGAAAGCACCAATGTGAAGGCCTTATACAGGAGAGCCCAAGCATACATGGAGTTGGCTGATTTAGACTTGGCTgagtttgatgtcaagaaggcCCTTGAAATCGATCCCAACAACAG GGAAGTGAAGCTGGAACAGAGAAGGTTGAAGGAGAAAATGAAGGAATTCAACAAAAAGGAAGCGAAGTTTTATGGAAACATGTTTGCAAAACTAACT AAGGAATCATCAAAAGATGGAGATGCAATGAGCACCTGA
- the LOC104707851 gene encoding uncharacterized protein LOC104707851, giving the protein METMVSQSSGSASNSMSRCWSPNCKCGRPSTVVKSWTNDNLGRRFYRCGVHGFVDWADEEKPYGWQKRSLLEARDEICRQKETINVLKESLTNKKEEGVRGSPIMNIGLVNKLEQEKNQLENEVRTGYEREKLLWQFIVLSWGGFIVVIRMIIGMGKK; this is encoded by the coding sequence ATGGAGACAATGGTGAGTCAAAGTTCTGGGTCAGCATCTAATTCAATGAGCCGGTGTTGGAGTCCGAATTGCAAATGTGGAAGACCGTCGACGGTTGTAAAATCGTGGACAAACGATAATCTAGGAAGAAGATTCTACAGATGTGGTGTTCATGGGTTCGTTGATTGGGCAGACGAAGAAAAGCCATATGGATGGCAGAAGCGTAGCTTATTAGAAGCTAGAGATGAGATATGCCGACAGAAAGAAACTATTAATGTGCTTAAAGAATCTCTAACGAACAAGAAGGAAGAAGGTGTGCGTGGTTCTCCAATTATGAATATTGGGTTAGTGAATAAACTCGAGCAAGAGAAGAACCAGCTTGAAAATGAAGTTAGGACAGGTTATGAGAGGGAGAAACTGTTGTGGCAGTTCATCGTGTTGTCTTGGGGAGGTTTCATTGTCGTTATTAGAATGATAATTGGAATGGGGAAGAAGTAG
- the LOC104790070 gene encoding uncharacterized protein LOC104790070 — protein sequence MAVLSSTKRVTDPLDDEAKARILSSHGCILDHDSPRLCELVHGFFDDGHEETLYDDSDSDLSENSVVERSQASEEILKMAVTFSDSDPYWNLLLAHVSRAAEAYSGFRSRNKSVFQNKVASFLRDLSHDAAVCVSKWSSSAKLTAGSYDFIDVIYKPTAVRYFVMFEIARPTQEYTRVLQLLPNVFVGKEENLRTIVRESCDATKRSMKSRGLSLPPWRRSSYLQHKWFGPYKRKVGSGLGVKPLSNDAVSCRSLGFDHEGAVNARLFIRT from the coding sequence ATGGCTGTTCTCTCAAGCACCAAACGTGTCACTGATCCACTCGACGACGAAGCTAAAGCTCGGATCTTAAGTAGCCACGGTTGCATCCTAGACCACGATTCTCCTCGACTCTGCGAGCTTGTACACGGGTTTTTCGACGATGGCCACGAAGAGACACTCTACGACGACTCTGACTCCGACCTGTCTGAGAATTCTGTAGTCGAACGTTCCCAAGCTAGTGAGGAGATCTTGAAGATGGCGGTGACCTTCTCTGATTCTGATCCTTATTGGAATCTATTGCTAGCTCACGTTTCAAGAGCCGCGGAGGCATATTCCGGTTTTAGGTCAAGGAACAAATCTGTTTTCCAGAACAAGGTAGCTTCGTTTCTGCGAGATCTCAGCCACGATGCGGCGGTTTGTGTGTCCAAATGGAGCTCATCGGCCAAACTCACCGCCGGGAGTTACGATTTCATTGACGTCATTTACAAGCCGACGGCCGTCCGTTACTTCGTAATGTTTGAGATCGCAAGGCCGACGCAAGAATACACGCGTGTGTTGCAGTTGCTTCCTAATGTTTTTGTCGGGAAAGAAGAGAATCTGAGGACGATCGTGAGAGAGTCATGTGACGCTACGAAGCGGTCGATGAAGAGCCGTGGCTTGTCTCTCCCACCGTGGCGGAGAAGCTcttatttgcaacacaagtggTTTGGTCCATACAAAAGAAAGGTTGGATCTGGTTTGGGAGTGAAGCCTTTGAGTAATGACGCTGTAAGCTGCCGATCTTTAGGGTTTGATCATGAGGGTGCCGTCAATGCTCGTTTGTTCATCAGGACGTGA
- the LOC104790078 gene encoding serine/threonine-protein kinase OXI1-like translates to MREGDEKQSRALDFNRLEVLSLLGRGAKGVVFLVKDDESKLLALKVILREAIKKKKNAKETQDEYKRVSFEQRVLNSFDHPLFPSLHGVLSTDKVIGYAIDYCPGRDLNSLRKMQSENMFSDEIIRFYAAELVLALEYLHNQGIVYRDLKPDNVMIQENGHLMLIDFDLSTNLAPRTPQPSPSPSKTSPATTRKKPLFRFSSFCNSGISPEESTSVRSSSSTLAVSDSSGEKSNSFVGTEEYVSPEVIAGDGHDFAVDWWSLGVVLYEMLYGTTPFRGSNRKETFYQILSKPPNLTGETTALRDLIRRLLEKDPSRRINVEEIKGHDFFKGIDWEKVILVSRPPYIPPPDDHGGGKGKDVNTKMDVENIVQEVFVAREEREKQTCDDDNNNNNAEKNGEWVKGLNNNNHDLESDNNFLVF, encoded by the exons ATGCGAGAGGGAGATGAGAAACAGAGCCGAGCTCTGGACTTCAACCGACTCGAGGTTTTGTCATTACTAGGTCGTGGAGCTAAAGGAGTTGTGTTCTTGGTCAAAGACGACGAATCTAAATTGCTTGCTTTGAAAGTTATACTTAGAGAAgccatcaagaagaagaagaatgctaAAGAGACTCAAGATGAGTATAAGCGAGTCAGTTTCGAGCAAAGAGTATTAAACAGTTTCGATCATCCTCTCTTTCCTTCTCTCCACGGCGTTTTATCTACCGATAAAGTCATCGGTTACGCCATTGATTACTGTCCCGGTCGAGATCTCAATTCTTTAAGGAAAATGCAATCGGAAAACATGTTCTCCGACGAGATTATCAG aTTCTACGCGGCGGAGCTTGTGCTAGCACTTGAGTATTTACATAATCAAGGAATCGTATACAGAGATTTGAAGCCGGACAATGTGATGATCCAAGAAAATGGGCATTTGATGCTAATCGATTTCGATCTTTCCACAAACCTCGCTCCAAGAACGCCGCAACCTTCACCGTCACCGTCTAAAACATCGCCGGCGACGACGAGGAAGAAACCTCTCTTCCGCTTCTCAAGTTTTTGTAACTCAGGGATCTCGCCGGAGGAATCGACTTCGGTGCGCTCATCATCATCTACGTTGGCCGTGTCGGATTCTTCAGGAGAAAAGTCGAATTCTTTCGTAGGAACAGAGGAGTACGTTTCGCCGGAAGTTATCGCCGGAGACGGCCACGATTTCGCCGTTGACTGGTGGTCGTTAGGTGTGGTTCTATACGAGATGTTGTATGGTACGACGCCGTTTAGAGGATCGAACCGGAAAGAGACGTTTTACCAGATTTTATCTAAACCGCCGAATCTAACCGGTGAAACGACGGCGTTGCGTGATTTGATAAGAAGATTGTTGGAGAAAGATCCTAGCCGTAGGATCAACGTTGAGGAAATCAAAGGTCACGATTTCTTCAAAGGTATTGATTGGGAGAAAGTGATATTGGTTTCTAGACCGCCGTATATTCCACCGCCGGACGACCACGGTGGTGGTAAGGGCAAAGATGTAAATACAAAAATGGACGTGGAGAATATCGTCCAAGAGGTTTTTGTAGCAAGAGAAGAACGTGAGAAACAGacttgtgatgatgataataataacaataatgcTGAAAAAAATGGGGAATGGGTTAAGGGgttgaataataataatcacgATTTGGAAAGTGATaacaattttttggtattttaa